A single region of the Mercenaria mercenaria strain notata chromosome 6, MADL_Memer_1, whole genome shotgun sequence genome encodes:
- the LOC123549575 gene encoding BTB/POZ domain-containing protein 6-B-like yields the protein MMEKSTDNDNIELVEKHLPGDWQQGKSLAACMVELFDKSLWTDVKFHFKNQEQEQTIQAHRIVLAARSPVFQAMFFGPCADGKTEIELKDVEKETFLLFLRYIYSDTITLNKENASAVLEMAHYYQVSGLVKLCADFLATVITTQNCCEILTFAMFYNLTSLKTSCCSFIDSNAEQVLKSDCFLDLSAECLLYILKGDTLFAKEEVILEAAERWSRKKLLQSGKEDNGANIRKNLGESFFQLRLPTMTYKSLLEYTSRKGYFSIEEYADVAAFINKVPDVNVSTNSCVSRVPEVETLTVEIDDGSAYGGCEPKDRLSITYNFFILKDVALSNFVLSEIKPYLKYERYYTTELPESIDLILSGSVIIKCLEFEQKFSLRQQQHEKVKIDISPSLVLRKRETPYSVEINIKYEYIKIQMKTTLDRNKKRISNDTGNISVCSVGDERLSVIKSIGFLNFSNRDLGKDMDTDSNELRSDKLQSTEGDLSQEMSK from the exons ATGATGGAAAAATCTACCGACAATGACAACATTGAGCTGGTTGAGAAACACTTACCGGGAGACTGGCAGCAAGGGAAGAGCCTAGCAGCCTGTATGGTAGAGCTGTTTGACAAAAGCCTCTGGACAGATGTCAAGTTTCACTTTAAAAATCAAGAGCAAGAGCAAACGATTCAAGCACATAGAATTGTCTTAGCAGCAAGAAGTCCTGTTTTCCAGGCGATGTTTTTCGGACCTTGCGCAGACGGAAAAACTGAAATTGAACTGAAAGATGTAGAAAaggaaacatttcttcttttcttAAG GTATATCTACAGCGACACAATTACACTGAACAAGGAAAACGCTTCTGCAGTGTTGGAAATGGCTCACTACTATCAAGTTTCAGGCCTGGTAAAGCTTTGCGCTGACTTCCTGGCAACCGTTATCACAACACAAAATTGctgtgaaattttaacattcgCTATGTTTTATAACCTGACAAGTCTTAAAACATCGTGTTGTTCCTTCATCGACAGCAACGCAGAACAAGTCCTCAAATCGGATTGTTTCTTGGACCTATCTGCAGAATGTCTTCTATATATTCTAAAAGGCGATACTTTATTCGCCAAAGAGGAAGTGATTCTAGAAGCAGCAGAAAGATGGTCCAGGAAGAAACTCTTACAGAGTGGAAAGGAAGACAACGGCGCAAATATCCGTAAAAATCTCGGTGAATCGTTCTTTCAGCTGAGACTGCCAACAATGACATATAAATCATTGCTGGAGTATACAAGCAGGAAGGGTTATTTTTCCATTGAGGAATATGCAGATGTTGCGGCATTTATCAATAAAGTCCCTGATGTTAATGTGTCAACTAATTCTTGTGTATCACGGGTACCCGAGGTAGAAACATTAACGGTCGAAATAGACGACGGCAGCGCATATGGAGGATGTGAACCTAAGGACCGGTTGTCTATTACTTATaactttttcatattaaaggatGTTGCACtatcaaattttgttttgtcTGAGATTAAACCGTACTTGAAATACGAAAGGTACTATACAACAGAGCTGCCAGAAAGCATTGACTTAATTTTGTCAGGCAGTGTCATTATTAAATGTTTGGAATTTGAACAAAAGTTTTCGCTTCGACAGCAACAAcatgaaaaagtgaaaattgatATCAGTCCATCGTTAGTTTTGAGGAAGAGAGAAACGCCATATAGTgttgaaataaacattaaatatgaatatataaaaatacaaatgaagACTACACTTGATAGAAACAAAAAACGTATTTCAAACGATACCGGTAACATATCGGTCTGCAGCGTGGGTGATGAAAGATTATCAGTGATCAAAAGTATCGGATTCCTGAATTTTTCAAATCGTGACCTGGGCAAAGATATGGACACTGATTCCAATGAATTGAGGAGTGATAAACTGCAATCAACTGAGGGCGACTTAAGCCAGGAAATGTCGAAATAA
- the LOC123549568 gene encoding eukaryotic translation initiation factor 2-alpha kinase 1-like isoform X2, translating into MLLAAVHKSNKGLTGKLSLPAPNGFSDTNLPALQNNIPVHPSSSTGDLINQTSRYSTEFVEMEKIGKGGFGAVYKSRNKLDGKMYAVKKVKFKHSRPEVWFRVLREVKALASLQHTNIVGYNAAWLEYSTAPLPKPSSGASLHDISFDTENLTESENDTGVIFQDTCDGDYSQGLLPPYNDCLRWGTGPKIKEIASNNSSQASSPQNTAASPPKMFALNHRNKSHNDVFEYQGRKTFGGNDFKLDNTSTFEMEKTSVESHALSLVPGHFGNVKTVLESKVKFTLDNSMLDSDNQLDQVDGSTYDRGDGRNRRRLYKRSISCDPVASDELALPLEDSSNIFQFVETEFPLQKTVTLYIQMELCSVTLKEWMQKRNEKCHCEKDLIPYTDKNMIIFRQILKAVEYIHSQGVIHRDLKPRNIFLREEGLHVKVGDFGLATDDVITSPVSDESFNALNVATTRLVRTGSILSDHTSGVGTSTYAAPEQLQGSGYNTKCDIYSLGVILFELFQSYGTEMERFKSLSDLRKGIIPDEVYTNWPVQTQYIELMTSESPDVRPSTKSMLGGELFLTKEQVIDDMRKEIESLKKRLVEKDKMIAERDSTIAKLMVELNDTSYLAGTSV; encoded by the exons ATGCTGCTAGCTGCTGTTCACAAATCTAATAAG GGTCTCACAGGTAAACTGTCTCTACCTGCTCCTAATGGATTCAGTGACACAAACCTTCCTGCACTACAAAACAA CATTCCTGTACATCCATCGTCTAGTACTGGTGACCTTATCAATCAAACATCTCGCTACAGCACAGAGTTTGTAGAAATGGAGAAGATAGGAAAAGGAGGGTTTGGAGCTGTCTATAAG AGTAGAAACAAGCTAGATGGGAAGATGTATGCTGTAaaaaaggtcaagttcaaacacTCCAGGCCAGAAGTTTGGTTTCGG GTATTGAGAGAAGTGAAAGCATTGGCCAGTCTCCAGCACACCAATATTGTTGGATACAACGCTGCCTGGCTGGAGTACAGTACAGCTCCATTACCTAAACCATCTT CTGGTGCCAGTTTACATGACATTTCATTTGACACGGAGAATCTCACAGAGTCagaaaacgacaccggtgtcataTTTCAGGACACTTGTGACGGAGATTATTCCCAGGGCCTTCTGCCACCTTACAATGATTGCCTCAGGTGGGGCACTGGACCAAAAATCAAGGAAATAGCTTCAAACAATTCTAGTCAGGCATCTTCTCCTCAAAATACCGCGGCCAGTCCTCCAAAGATGTTTGCATTGAATCATAGAAACAAAAGTCATAATGATGTGTTCGAGTATCAGGGCAGGAAAACATTTGGTGGTAATGACTTCAAACTAGATAATACATCAACCTTTGAAATGGAAAAAACATCAGTAGAATCTCATGCTTTGTCATTGGTCCCAGGACACTTTGGTAATGTGAAAACAGTACTGGAATCTAAGGTTAAATTTACACTAGACAATAGTATGTTAGATTCTGATAACCAGTTGGACCAAGTAGACGGCAGCACATATGATCGTGGAGATGGAAGGAATAGACGGAGATTATATAAAAGAAGTATAAGTTGTGATCCTGTGGCTTCGGATGAATTAGCTCTACCTTTAGAAGACAGCAGTAACATTTTCCAGTTTGTAGAAACTGAGTTTCCTCTACAG AAAACTGTTACGCTATACATACAGATGGAGTTATGCAGCGTAACTTTAAAAGAATGGAtgcaaaaaagaaatgaaaaatgtcacTGTGAAAAAGATCTCATCCCATATACTGACAAAAACATGATCATTTTCAGACAAATTCTGAAAGCTGTGGAATATATACATTCTCAAGGTGTTATCCACAGGGACTTAAAGCCCCGGAATATTTTTCTCCGAGAAGAAGGTCTTCATGTGAAAGTTGGCGATTTTGGTTTAGCGACTGATGATGTAATTACTAGTCCAGTTAGTGACGAATCCTTCAATGCTCTTAACGTAGCTACAACAAGACTTGTCCGTACCGGCAGCATTCTGTCTGACCATACTTCTGGGGTTGGTACGTCAACCTATGCTGCGCCAGAACAGCTACAGGGGTCGGGATATAATACAAAATGTGATATTTACAGTTTAGGCGTCATACTGTTTGAATTATTCCAAAGTTATGGAACAGAAATGGAACGTTTCAAGAGCTTAAGTGATTTGAGAAAAGGTATAATTCCAGATGAAGTGTACACGAACTGGCCTGTACAGACACAGTATATTGAACTTATGACCAGTGAAAGTCCAGATGTCCGTCCATCAACAAAATCCATGCTTGGTGGAGAACTATTTCTGACTAAAGAGCAAGTCATTGATGATATGAGGAAAGAAATTGAAAGTCTTAAGAAACGGTTAGTAGAGAAAGATAAAATGATTGCAGAGAGAGATTCTACTATAGCTAAACTGATGGTAGAACTTAATGATACCAGTTATCTTGCTGGTACCAGTGTTTGA
- the LOC123549568 gene encoding eukaryotic translation initiation factor 2-alpha kinase 1-like isoform X1: MASFKLNLKKPDRILTFDDSDLSECHTGTGSSSTAPPVPAVTSKVVLPRSVPNHLLLVSILEQLCHMYGRDTRQAQDIFKSICEQLTKLNVVSPLLMLDEMSSLREQYRHSVHRMLLVAVHKSNKGLTGKLSLPAPNGFSDTNLPALQNNIPVHPSSSTGDLINQTSRYSTEFVEMEKIGKGGFGAVYKSRNKLDGKMYAVKKVKFKHSRPEVWFRVLREVKALASLQHTNIVGYNAAWLEYSTAPLPKPSSGASLHDISFDTENLTESENDTGVIFQDTCDGDYSQGLLPPYNDCLRWGTGPKIKEIASNNSSQASSPQNTAASPPKMFALNHRNKSHNDVFEYQGRKTFGGNDFKLDNTSTFEMEKTSVESHALSLVPGHFGNVKTVLESKVKFTLDNSMLDSDNQLDQVDGSTYDRGDGRNRRRLYKRSISCDPVASDELALPLEDSSNIFQFVETEFPLQKTVTLYIQMELCSVTLKEWMQKRNEKCHCEKDLIPYTDKNMIIFRQILKAVEYIHSQGVIHRDLKPRNIFLREEGLHVKVGDFGLATDDVITSPVSDESFNALNVATTRLVRTGSILSDHTSGVGTSTYAAPEQLQGSGYNTKCDIYSLGVILFELFQSYGTEMERFKSLSDLRKGIIPDEVYTNWPVQTQYIELMTSESPDVRPSTKSMLGGELFLTKEQVIDDMRKEIESLKKRLVEKDKMIAERDSTIAKLMVELNDTSYLAGTSV, encoded by the exons ATGGCAAGCTTTAAACTCAATCTGAAGAAACCAGACAGAATTCTGACGTTTGATG ACTCAGACCTGTCAGAATGCCATACTGGAACAGGAAGTTCGAGCACAGCACCACCTGTACCAGCAGTGACGTCAAAGGTTGTCCTTCCAAGATCAGTGCCCAACCACTTGTTGTTGGTATCAATATTGGAGCAGCTCTGTCATATGTATGGCAGAGATACCAGACAGGCAcaagatattttcaaat CAATATGTGAGCAGCTGACAAAGTTGAATGTGGTGTCTCCACTTTTAATGCTGGATGAGATGAGCAGCCTTAGAGAGCAGTACAGACACAGTGTTCACAGGATGCTGCTAGTTGCTGTTCACAAATCTAATAAG GGTCTCACAGGTAAACTGTCTCTACCTGCTCCTAATGGATTCAGTGACACAAACCTTCCTGCACTACAAAACAA CATTCCTGTACATCCATCGTCTAGTACTGGTGACCTTATCAATCAAACATCTCGCTACAGCACAGAGTTTGTAGAAATGGAGAAGATAGGAAAAGGAGGGTTTGGAGCTGTCTATAAG AGTAGAAACAAGCTAGATGGGAAGATGTATGCTGTAaaaaaggtcaagttcaaacacTCCAGGCCAGAAGTTTGGTTTCGG GTATTGAGAGAAGTGAAAGCATTGGCCAGTCTCCAGCACACCAATATTGTTGGATACAACGCTGCCTGGCTGGAGTACAGTACAGCTCCATTACCTAAACCATCTT CTGGTGCCAGTTTACATGACATTTCATTTGACACGGAGAATCTCACAGAGTCagaaaacgacaccggtgtcataTTTCAGGACACTTGTGACGGAGATTATTCCCAGGGCCTTCTGCCACCTTACAATGATTGCCTCAGGTGGGGCACTGGACCAAAAATCAAGGAAATAGCTTCAAACAATTCTAGTCAGGCATCTTCTCCTCAAAATACCGCGGCCAGTCCTCCAAAGATGTTTGCATTGAATCATAGAAACAAAAGTCATAATGATGTGTTCGAGTATCAGGGCAGGAAAACATTTGGTGGTAATGACTTCAAACTAGATAATACATCAACCTTTGAAATGGAAAAAACATCAGTAGAATCTCATGCTTTGTCATTGGTCCCAGGACACTTTGGTAATGTGAAAACAGTACTGGAATCTAAGGTTAAATTTACACTAGACAATAGTATGTTAGATTCTGATAACCAGTTGGACCAAGTAGACGGCAGCACATATGATCGTGGAGATGGAAGGAATAGACGGAGATTATATAAAAGAAGTATAAGTTGTGATCCTGTGGCTTCGGATGAATTAGCTCTACCTTTAGAAGACAGCAGTAACATTTTCCAGTTTGTAGAAACTGAGTTTCCTCTACAG AAAACTGTTACGCTATACATACAGATGGAGTTATGCAGCGTAACTTTAAAAGAATGGAtgcaaaaaagaaatgaaaaatgtcacTGTGAAAAAGATCTCATCCCATATACTGACAAAAACATGATCATTTTCAGACAAATTCTGAAAGCTGTGGAATATATACATTCTCAAGGTGTTATCCACAGGGACTTAAAGCCCCGGAATATTTTTCTCCGAGAAGAAGGTCTTCATGTGAAAGTTGGCGATTTTGGTTTAGCGACTGATGATGTAATTACTAGTCCAGTTAGTGACGAATCCTTCAATGCTCTTAACGTAGCTACAACAAGACTTGTCCGTACCGGCAGCATTCTGTCTGACCATACTTCTGGGGTTGGTACGTCAACCTATGCTGCGCCAGAACAGCTACAGGGGTCGGGATATAATACAAAATGTGATATTTACAGTTTAGGCGTCATACTGTTTGAATTATTCCAAAGTTATGGAACAGAAATGGAACGTTTCAAGAGCTTAAGTGATTTGAGAAAAGGTATAATTCCAGATGAAGTGTACACGAACTGGCCTGTACAGACACAGTATATTGAACTTATGACCAGTGAAAGTCCAGATGTCCGTCCATCAACAAAATCCATGCTTGGTGGAGAACTATTTCTGACTAAAGAGCAAGTCATTGATGATATGAGGAAAGAAATTGAAAGTCTTAAGAAACGGTTAGTAGAGAAAGATAAAATGATTGCAGAGAGAGATTCTACTATAGCTAAACTGATGGTAGAACTTAATGATACCAGTTATCTTGCTGGTACCAGTGTTTGA